The following nucleotide sequence is from Pseudomonadota bacterium.
CGGCGATGAAGCCGGTGGTCCACGCGTTCTGGAAGTTGAAGCCGCCCGTGAGGGCGTCGACGTCGATGAGCTCGCCCACGCAGAAGAGCCCTGGCGCGCGGCGGCTCTGCATGGTCTGCAGGTCGAGCTCCGACAGCGCCACGCCGCCGGCGGTGACGAACTCTTCTTTGAAGACCCCCTTGCCGCTGATCTCGAGCTCGCCGTTCTTCACCATCTCGGCCAGGCGG
It contains:
- a CDS encoding aminoacetone oxidase family FAD-binding enzyme, with product KARGDRKHAGNDVPLPLPRRLWERLLEACDIAPDRAWCEVPGKGLNRLAEMVKNGELEISGKGVFKEEFVTAGGVALSELDLQTMQSRRAPGLFCVGELIDVDALTGGFNFQNAWTTGFIAGEAAARERGRR